Proteins from a genomic interval of Lolium perenne isolate Kyuss_39 chromosome 1, Kyuss_2.0, whole genome shotgun sequence:
- the LOC139831293 gene encoding peroxidase 2-like, translated as MAKLAILAVLASLLGAVSGEFSIYAGYGFPPPNPSVPYPLPPACPPLSPAPGLKVGYYADKDKCPGAEEIVREVVEKATAGEKAGLIRLFFHDCFVEGCDGSVLLSGTDTERTAVPNLSLRGFELIEEAKAKLEKHCPGIVSCADIVAFAGRDASYSLSYGRINYRVPAGRYDGKVSRANDTFQNLPPPFGDLALTTAMFAAKGLNQNEMVVLSGAHSIGRSACSSFPDRLPPAANSSTAMEPKLAGQLTATCSAGSSVNVPQDAVTPDRLDNQYYKNVMSRDVLFNSDASLTTSSQTEDLVEFYAGNRQFLSGKFLGPIVWYHDFEDAMVKMGYIGVKTSAEGEIRKTCAFINKT; from the exons ATGGCCAAGCTTGCCATTCTCGCCGTGCTCGCCTCCTTGCTCGGCGCCGTGTCCGGCGAATTCTCAATCTACGCCGGCTACGGCTTTCCACCCCCGAATCCTAGCGTGCCCTATCCGCTGCCACCGGCTTGCCCTCCGCTCAGCCCTGCCCCTGGGCTCAAGGTCGGCTACTATGCCGACAAGGACAAGTGCCCTGGGGCGGAGGAGATCGTGAGGGAGGTCGTGGAGAAAGCCACCGCCGGCGAGAAGGCCGGGCTTATACGCCTCTTCTTCCACGACTGCTTCGTCGAG GGCTGCGACGGctccgtcctgctcagcggcacgGACACGGAGAGGACGGCTGTCCCCAACCTCAGCCTGCGTGGCTTCGAACTGATTGAGGAGGCAAAGGCTAAACTCGAGAAGCACTGCCCAGGCATCGTCTCGTGCGCCGACATCGTCGCCTTCGCCGGCCGCGACGCCAGCTACAGCCTGAGCTACGGCAGGATCAACTACCGTGTGCCGGCCGGCCGGTACGACGGGAAAGTATCGCGCGCCAACGACACCTTCCAGAACCTGCCGCCGCCCTTCGGCGACCTCGCCCTGACGACGGCCATGTTCGCCGCCAAGGGGCTCAACCAGAACGAAATGGTCGTGCTTTCTGGCGCGCACTCCATCGGACGCTCAGCCTGCTCCTCCTTCCCCGACCGCCTCCCGCCGGCCGCCAACTCCAGCACCGCCATGGAACCCAAGCTCGCCGGGCAGCTGACCGCGACCTGCAGCGCCGGCAGCAGCGTAAACGTGCCGCAGGATGCTGTGACCCCCGACAGGTTGGACAACCAGTACTACAAGAACGTCATGAGCCGCGATGTGCTCTTCAACTCCGACGCGTCGCTCACCACGTCCTCGCAGACCGAGGACCTGGTGGAGTTCTATGCCGGTAACCGTCAATTTTTGAGTGGCAAGTTCTTAGGCCCAATCGTGTGGTACCATGACTTCGAAGATGCCATGGTGAAGATGGGCTACATCGGGGTGAAGACCAGCGCCGAGGGCGAGATCAGGAAGACGTGCGCGTTCATCAACAAGACCTAG